One window from the genome of Methanobrevibacter olleyae encodes:
- a CDS encoding M42 family metallopeptidase, protein MSFEKEIKLVEELCMTPGISGFEEKIAEIIKRELKDVVDDIETDAMGNVIATKKGSSKKGPKVMLASHMDEIGLMVRYIDDNGYIKFSTIGGINDQMLMNQTVVVHSKNGDVTGVIGSKPPHITKPEERKKVVPFDEMFIDIGAKDKEQAEEMVSIGNPITFKSWFEAFPNNLIMSKALDNRLGCYVMMEVLKRVDSKATVYGVGTTQEEVGLKGAKVSSYKLNPDMAFALDVTLSGDHPGIKPDEAPVVIGKGPAVILIDASGRGIITPKSIRDLLIGTGENEEIPFQLEVSDGGTTDGTAIHLTKEGIPTGVLSVPTRYIHTTVSIASMEDVENTIQLIVAAINSLE, encoded by the coding sequence ATGTCTTTTGAAAAAGAAATTAAATTAGTAGAAGAGCTCTGTATGACTCCAGGTATCTCTGGATTTGAAGAAAAGATTGCAGAGATTATTAAAAGAGAATTAAAAGATGTAGTTGATGATATTGAAACAGATGCAATGGGTAATGTAATAGCTACTAAAAAAGGTTCTTCTAAAAAAGGGCCAAAAGTAATGCTTGCATCTCATATGGATGAAATTGGATTAATGGTAAGATATATTGATGATAATGGATATATTAAATTTTCAACAATTGGTGGAATTAATGACCAAATGTTAATGAATCAAACAGTTGTAGTTCACTCTAAAAATGGGGATGTAACTGGAGTGATTGGTTCTAAACCTCCTCATATTACTAAACCTGAAGAAAGAAAAAAAGTTGTTCCTTTTGATGAAATGTTTATTGATATTGGAGCAAAAGATAAAGAACAGGCAGAAGAAATGGTTTCTATTGGAAATCCAATTACCTTTAAATCTTGGTTTGAAGCATTTCCAAATAACTTGATAATGTCTAAAGCTTTAGATAATCGTCTTGGTTGTTATGTAATGATGGAAGTTTTAAAAAGAGTAGATTCTAAAGCTACTGTTTATGGTGTTGGAACAACACAGGAAGAAGTAGGATTGAAAGGAGCAAAGGTAAGTTCTTATAAATTAAATCCAGATATGGCATTTGCTCTTGATGTAACATTATCTGGTGATCATCCGGGAATAAAACCTGATGAAGCTCCTGTAGTTATTGGAAAAGGACCTGCTGTTATCTTAATCGATGCAAGTGGTAGGGGAATTATCACTCCTAAATCTATTAGAGATTTATTAATTGGTACTGGTGAGAATGAAGAAATTCCATTCCAACTTGAAGTAAGTGACGGCGGTACTACTGATGGTACAGCTATTCACCTTACAAAAGAAGGTATTCCAACAGGTGTTTTATCTGTTCCTACAAGATACATTCACACAACTGTTAGCATAGCAAGCATGGAAGATGTTGAAAATACAATTCAATTGATTGTAGCTGCTATTAATAGTTTAGAATAA
- a CDS encoding aldo/keto reductase codes for MDYKSKFGFGCMRLPQTDENDPTKIDQELFNEMVDIYMEKGFNYFDTSYAYHNGLSEIAIRKAVVERYPRQSYKICDKMPTWALSSEEDNDKFVNTMLERLGIDYFDVFFVHNINIPWLKLAEEYNTFEYVKNMKEKGIAKKIGISFHDNADLLEKVLDKYANILDIVQLELNYLDWEDPAIEARKCYNLCVKHKIDVYVMEPLKGGVIVNQPEDIKNNFIEFNPDKSIASFAMRFCASLEHVKMVLSGMNKMEDLLDNCNTFENFLPLSEKENEFLESQANKLREKLAVPCSECGYCLKACPLEIPIPEYFTLYNHHKVQPESNIYRLYYDKLGEEKIPASDCTKCETCIDYCTQKINIPDELEKICEDFKEGFSPYS; via the coding sequence ATGGACTATAAATCAAAATTTGGATTTGGATGTATGAGATTACCTCAAACTGATGAAAATGACCCTACTAAAATAGACCAAGAGCTATTTAACGAAATGGTAGATATTTATATGGAAAAAGGATTTAACTACTTTGATACATCTTATGCTTATCATAATGGACTAAGTGAAATAGCTATTAGAAAGGCAGTTGTAGAAAGATATCCTCGCCAATCCTATAAAATATGTGATAAGATGCCTACCTGGGCACTAAGTAGTGAAGAAGATAACGATAAATTTGTAAATACTATGCTTGAAAGACTAGGAATTGATTATTTTGATGTGTTTTTTGTACATAATATTAATATTCCTTGGTTAAAATTAGCAGAAGAATATAATACATTTGAATATGTAAAAAATATGAAGGAAAAAGGTATAGCAAAGAAAATAGGAATCAGTTTCCATGACAATGCAGATTTACTTGAAAAAGTTCTTGATAAATATGCTAATATTCTTGATATAGTACAGTTAGAACTTAACTATCTGGATTGGGAAGATCCAGCTATTGAAGCTCGTAAATGCTATAATTTATGTGTTAAACATAAGATCGATGTTTATGTTATGGAACCATTAAAAGGCGGAGTGATTGTTAATCAACCAGAGGATATTAAAAATAATTTTATAGAGTTTAATCCAGATAAATCAATTGCAAGCTTTGCAATGAGATTTTGTGCATCCTTAGAACATGTGAAAATGGTTTTAAGTGGAATGAATAAAATGGAAGATCTTTTAGATAACTGTAATACTTTTGAAAACTTTCTGCCTTTATCCGAAAAAGAGAATGAGTTTTTAGAATCACAAGCAAATAAATTGAGAGAAAAATTAGCAGTTCCATGTAGTGAATGTGGCTACTGCCTTAAAGCATGCCCTTTAGAGATTCCTATTCCGGAATATTTCACTTTATATAATCATCATAAAGTACAGCCGGAATCTAATATTTATAGGTTGTATTACGATAAATTAGGTGAAGAAAAGATTCCAGCTAGTGATTGTACTAAATGTGAAACTTGTATAGATTACTGTACACAAAAAATAAACATTCCTGATGAATTGGAAAAAATATGTGAGGATTTTAAAGAGGGATTTAGTCCTTATAGTTGA